CCGCGCGTACTCTCCCGTCGTAGAACTGGCACCACTTCACAGTTGCACCTGCACTTGCACTTGCACAGCACCGCGCGAATAACAGCGAAACGTCGTCGCACAGAGTCATGGAGCCCCGGGAGATCACCGGGGTAACGTCGCGCCGTCCTATATCGTGTCGAGAGGACCAACGACGGTGGCATCCTCACGGCATCACTGTACGCTGCACTCGAGTCAAGCTGAACGCTCGGCTCGCTCCCTTTTCTCTTTCTATCTATCTACCTATCTATCTGTCTGTCTATCTCTTTCTACCTGGATCCCACCGATATCCTTGGCATTTTCTTGCGATACATTCTtttatcttttcttttctttatctTCTGTTACTCCATCACTATCGAGTTTCTCCTGTCTCACATCGAACAGACGTCACACGACTTCGCGGTTCAACGATCGGGAAGTTCGCTGCAAGACAAGCGCGTTGTCGACAGTAGCGTTAATGCGCCGCTGTTGGAACTGTCATCTCAAGGTTACGAAGGTGGACGAGGATAAAGAAGAAAACCTCGTCGAAGTAAACTTATCAAGCGATAGGATCGATCGCATTTTCACGGATCGCGCGTTCACCGTTCGATGACGACCGTTCCGATCGTGTTCCGTTCATAGGAATCACGTCCGTTCCTCTTGAGAACAAGTGAACAGAAGAAGTTATGTACGTCGCGAGGAGGACACTTTGCGGTCGATTCTCGAATGGTACACGATTCGCCTCGGTATAATGCTTCGAGGTACCTTCTCTATAGTTGTAGACCGAAAGGGTATATCGTATGTACGATGGCACGGCAACACGCAGCCGAGAGACTCGAAACGGACTGGCTTGAGATGAGGCCCTTTTCCCCCACTTCTTACGTCTTCGACTGGTTGCTTCCTTGCTCGCGTCagacctccccccccccccccccccccccctccctctctctcactTCCCACATGCCACCGGACATTCTCCTCTCATCCCTCTTCGGCGGCCTACAACTTCGCCTCGCGTCATTGTATCTCTTCCCTTCTTTTTCACCGTCTTCGATGCTCCCGTACCTTCGTCCTTTCTTTCTCTGGGCACGAACTTAACCCGAAGCTACTAATGTATGTACACTCGATCGTTGTGTACGCCTTCTCCTCTTCACCCTTCCCCTTCATAACCATTCGGCGTTCTTTCTCGAAGCAGCTTCTGATAGGTGTTCGGCTGACATCGCAAGTGCAGCGTCACCGCCAGAGGCACAACTTCGTGGACATCTGTGTCTTATTGTACGTCCATTCGTTCCGGGAATGGTTATCTGCGATCTCCCGTGCATTTTACTATTACACCGGCCACGAGCTTGCCTGTGATTATTATAACGCGACCCCCGCAATTTTCGAGTTCTACTAACGAGCTCGCATTACCACCGTTTAGAATAATGTGCGCATAAATTTGCTTCGCACCGTCGGAACGGCGAAGTGTCTTGGTTAGACTGTGGTATTCGCATCGTTCGAATTCTGCGAAACAAAGCTCTTCGTAAATTCGTACTTCAGTTAGGTATACACAATGTTACATTGTACATTTACAGTCCACGTTTCGCAGTTTAATTTTTCCTTTTCAGTTCTTCTACTTGTCGTTATAAGGTTAACGTTCATTCGCTTTATTTTTGACTCGAGAAAAATTTCACGAACACATCGCGTACCGCTATACTTGAAATAATTGCTCGATACCGTTTAAATATCATTTGAAAATAATATTGTTTTATGTTAAAACTGAAATTCATAGTGTAGGTTATAATTAACACTTAATATACGGAACAACGATGTCTGCCCGTAATTGGAAATGCTAATCGTATGCGTGAATATATATACGGATAGCGCGTTATCACTGAAAACTATAACAAGGTACGTTTACACGTTATTAGTCAAATCGTAAACGAGTGTCCGAACCGCGcataatttaaaattaaatgaTAGAATAGTCGGCGATATCCGGCTCGACTCGGCAGCGGTCGGCTAACCACGTGACGGTTATCGGGAAATATGGCGTGAAGTTGGCACAAAAAGATGGTTGTCGTGAGTTACGAAAGAGTAGACGATTTCTCGCGGGCAAGGCGCTTCCCAATCGTCTGGAAAAAGTGCCGCACAGTTATTCGTTCCTTCGATCTAGGCAGCTGAAGGCAGCGCGATGGTATACGATATCAAATGGATCCTTCCGAAGCTTCGAAATCCGAGCAAACTTTGGAACATCGCGAGTAGTATAACCTTCGTAGCCGTGGGGATTCTCTCAAAAATCATCATAGGTAAGCGAGCAAAGGATGCGGTTTTTTAAAATAAAGTCAGTACTGTTTATTCGTCGGCGACGATGCATTCGTTCGTTGAGGATCGTTCGAGCCTATGTGTAAAAATTGTTGCGTGTATATTCGGGATTAGATTATTTTTAAGTGCATTATACCGACTCATGGTATACGTCGTGTATCTTCTATAGTTAACCCTCGTGATTCGtagaaaaaaaacagaaaggATAATGAAGTATATTGTAAAGTATATTGTAAGATCGATGTTTGTAATTAAACAGGGAAAACGTCGTAACGCGACGTAGAAAACATTACTGATTTATGTAATAACAAGATGTACCGTACCGATCTTAAATAACCGCTGTGATAAACGTACAAGTAATGTAACGACGTTATCACTTATAACCTTCGTGTGTAATTTACCATGATATCTTGACAATTGCGTAATTAACTTATAGGAATACAATTGAGAGAGATTGACGATTTGTTTATTGTTCAAGACTAATTGCATTTTAAAGTGTATATTAACAAATTGCGGAATACTTAGCACGTGCAATTAAATGATTTCCCTCTCCCTTTTCTTTTCTTGCGCAATAACAAGTTCACGATTATGAATGAATCTATTATCGTTTTACTGTCTTAGTTAAAAGACGTAATAGATAGAGAATATTACTTTGATCCATCAATTAGATGTACAAATGTTATTAGATGAATATCGTCATACGTTAGTGGACAAAAAACGTTGTTGTTTAAAACTGAACATCGATATCATCTTACGATTAATTTTTATATGAAACGTTCAATTTCCACTGTTTGTATGAGAATGCGTTTCGTGTGTCACGGCGATGCGATGATTATTAAATTTTGTTGGTTTTTAGTACTTGTGGCACTCCTAACCACGTTTTCCTACGCTCGCGAGACAATCTTTTAATTTGGCGCGCTCCCTATACGTGTGCACGTACGCATGTACATATTTTAACATAATTTAGGAAATGTAATAATTATTACATAAAAATGAACATAGTGGACTGAATAGAGCAGATGCAGAACGCCTAGCACGTAATACATTTATTTCTATTCTGCGCATTTCACTGGCCACGCACATTTCATTTTCACATGGCGCCATTAAAAGCATGGCGCTCAAGTGCCCATACATATGCTCGCCATTTTTCCATGTCCGCCACTATCATTATACAATTTAGTTAAAAGAATGCAGTACATTATTTTTCCATTAATATCCACTGTGAGAAAAGTGTTAAACTGTCACTACATTAACATAATTCATGTACTATCTGGTTCCTCGTGGATTTTATAAACTTTTGATAACTCTCTTGATTAATCTGAATTATTGCGTGGAGCCTCAGAAACGGAAGTTAGATCTCGCGtgattattattttgtttttGCGAGACTTGGCGTTTCTAATTTCAGGAAGGGTCGTGCTCGCGTTACCGCCCCACGAAGGGCACAGGAAATCAGTCATTGGCCCTCGGTGGCCTTTCAGTGAGTACCACTGATTTACAACGGAGTCGGTGCAGTGTTAACTTAGCGACGATATAATAAACTTCGGAAATTAAGTGCATCACTCAATTGATTGGACGCGCAGCGCGGCATGTATGTATCAGTGTTGGGCATTATTCGAATAGAAATTCATTCGACTATCCTTTAATATTTCATTCgttataataaattaattaacatATCGTATAAACTAGTAGGGAGTGAAAAAGGACAAAGTCGCGTTAGGGCGAATTTCTTCGTTATTCAAAAGAGTAAATAACTTCTGTTATGAAATCAATTTATTGCTGATTCATGATATCGATTTAATAGATTATATTTACTATTCACATATAATTCTTGCCCAACACTGCGATATACGCGACCGCGCCTTCCTTTACCCTCTGCATCCTATTCCATTCACTTCGTTTTTCCACAGCCCTTCTATTTCTATTCGTTTTGTTTACTTTACCGTGTGTAATGTATATACAATTGTCATTAGTTCCTCCTTATCTTTTTCACTGTTATTCTTTTATTGAGCTATTTATTTCACTATATTCTTTGAAGTCGAATATCTTTGTTGATTTGTTTATCATATCATTCGGAATCGTTGATTTGTTTATCATATCATTCGACTTTGCTtgcttaattttattttattttatatatactttatatttttactaTTCACATATTcgttattttattatatatatattctttgtTCAATGTCTGTATGCTGTAGGTGCGATTCTTGTTAAATAATTGATATAATTGTTTTTAAGGTTAGAGTATGAATCGAAAATTGTTAACGCAGAAAAACGTGAAAAAAAATGATTGGTTGCAGATAATTGAAGCGAAGGTTAGGAGAATAGACGGATATTAGTATCAAAGGCTAACGGTGAGCTTAAGAAGCACCATTGTGAAAAACAGTATCTTCAATGTTCGTTTCTCACAATAGAGATCGAAGTCTTCCGTATCGACGCAGTATACCttctttgaaataaatatttacCATCTCGAGTAATCTTGTACAGAGGTCTGGCTTAGTCTCGCTTAAACACTGGATATTAATTCGCCATCCCctcttccaaaaaaaaaaaaaataaaaaaaaaatattcattcATCGGATTCATCAAATCTTCGAAACGATCATATCAATTATTTCACGAGAATCGTTTTCTGCAACTTCACGCAGTCTCATTGCTCAATCAGTCCTCCTATCAATCGTAATGATATCAAAACAAATATTGTTCTCGAGAGAAGTGTAAAACTGTTcatctttttcttttctgttcGTGTTGCTTAAGAATGGCTGAACAGAGCGACGGTGTACAACAAACATATCATCAATCGAGCGTTAGACAACCGGCCGAAAAATATCCCGCTCATCACCGTGTCGAATCATCACAGTTGCTTCGACGATCCCGGCATATGGGGTAAGTTTCCTTTTGATCTGGTTTTTAACGGTTCCACGAACTGATTGATCTGTGGACGTTTCTTCGATCGCTGTACAAATGACACTACTCCATCAATCCGATCTGTTGCTTCCATTGTTTCTCGCTTTATTAACAAACATTTCTTTCTTGTACACACGTATCAATTCACAATGCATCGTTCAGGAAATTGCGAGGACGCTCGACGTAAACATTATTCTTTATCTTTTAATTGcctttattaaatttaattgctttattttttaatttatttttttaaacgCGCTCGAGCAGCTACATTTGCAATTCTTAACGAGCGAATATCAATTCACGTGCGAACGGAATTCCGTATAATAAAAGGTTGTTTACGTTAGAGGGAAGTTGAGACGGAAGCGTCAGAATTCGGTATGCAAAATTAGGAACTAATGGCACAATGGTACAAATCATTTGTCATCGATTTACGCTCAATAGACATATGTTTTACATAATGATTTCCACTTGGAATATAGTTCAAGTCGGCGACAGTATCATAGTCGGCGATGATTTGCTGATAAAGTTTGAAGACATTCTTTTTGTTAAAAGTTGCAAATGTAGATGTGAATACTTTGATgaattatcgcatttcgttGATGATAATGACAGGATTCGCGAATTCTTTCTCTGTATTATTTTTTATCGAATTTATTGAATTTATTTAAACTACTACTTTGTCACTCAACACTCACTAGCGTttgaatatattataaaattacTATGGCGAAGGACATGATAATTACAATGGAATGCTTACCACCCGACAACTTTGATCGTTATTGCCTTTTTTTCAGATGAGATACAGGATGCGAACAATGCATGCAAAAACTCCAATTCCATATTCATGCACATccattaaaattaatttattccgCTTTCTTCCGGTTTAACcgttaatatttaaaacatagacACTCATCTATGCATAAACATTACATGCGCATTCCCCTTTTCCTGAAATATATATAATCTTTTCTTCCTCAGAATGACGGTCAATAAGCGACCGAATGAAAGAATTTAAGACAGAAAAATCTCTGAACTCATTTAGCGACCCTGGACCTGAGGCATCTCTTTAGACGACGTAAGAGAAGATGGTCGCTAGCCGCCCAAGATATTTGTTTCACGAACTCCTGGCATTCGTACTTCTTTATGCTGGGCAAATGCATTCCCGTGATCAGAGGCGCTGGCGTTTATCAGGAGGCGATGGATTTCAGCATCGAAAAGCTGGCCGCCGGCGACTGGGTTCACGTCTTCCCCGAGGGGAAAGTAAACATGTTTAAAGAGAATATAAGGTTCACGTTTATTTCATGTTCGATTACATTTTTCTTTTGTTATCTTTACTTAACTCGTACCTTTTGGTTATCTTGTGATATGCGAGTGcaatttttcatcaaattatcccTCCTATCCGTCTATTACAGATTAAAGTGGGGCGTCGGTAGATTAATAATGGAATCGCCCGTCACGCCTGTAGTGATTCCGATCTATCACCTTGGCATGGACCAAATTCTCCCGAACGAGCCGCCGTATTTGTTACGGTTCTGCAAAAAGGTCACCATGAACTATGGCGAGCCGATAGATTTTAGCGAAACAGTGCAAGAGTTGCGTGCATcgaatgcgagcgagatggaGGCGAGGAAAGTGATCACGGATCGTATTCAAGAAGAACTTCTAAGGTAAACCTAGGTGACGTATATTTTTTCTACGAATCTTAATACATTCACCGCACTGACTACCAATAGGCAACATTGGCTATCAATCTTCCATTTATGTGGCATAGGTCGTAACATAGGTCGCACATGGTCATAGATTCGTTTGCTGTACCAACGAGATATCTCAAATCCCTATATTTATTAAGTTCTGAAAAATTTCCGCCACTAAATTACCATAATTAATACGATTTAGAACTTTTCACTTTCTTTCTGGAAATTGTTGTAGCAAATGAGTGATAT
This genomic interval from Xylocopa sonorina isolate GNS202 chromosome 18, iyXylSono1_principal, whole genome shotgun sequence contains the following:
- the Taz gene encoding tafazzin, phospholipid-lysophospholipid transacylase isoform X1; translated protein: MVYDIKWILPKLRNPSKLWNIASSITFVAVGILSKIIIEWLNRATVYNKHIINRALDNRPKNIPLITVSNHHSCFDDPGIWATLDLRHLFRRRKRRWSLAAQDICFTNSWHSYFFMLGKCIPVIRGAGVYQEAMDFSIEKLAAGDWVHVFPEGKVNMFKENIRLKWGVGRLIMESPVTPVVIPIYHLGMDQILPNEPPYLLRFCKKVTMNYGEPIDFSETVQELRASNASEMEARKVITDRIQEELLRLKAVTEELHKYS
- the Taz gene encoding tafazzin, phospholipid-lysophospholipid transacylase isoform X2, whose translation is MVYDIKWILPKLRNPSKLWNIASSITFVAVGILSKIIIATLDLRHLFRRRKRRWSLAAQDICFTNSWHSYFFMLGKCIPVIRGAGVYQEAMDFSIEKLAAGDWVHVFPEGKVNMFKENIRLKWGVGRLIMESPVTPVVIPIYHLGMDQILPNEPPYLLRFCKKVTMNYGEPIDFSETVQELRASNASEMEARKVITDRIQEELLRLKAVTEELHKYS